Part of the Jatrophihabitans sp. GAS493 genome, GGCGATCGTCGCGTAGTCCAGGCCCCACTGGGCCATCCGGCCGGGGGCGAAGTTCTCCAGCACGATGTCGACCTGGCTGCACAACTGGGCGGCTACGGCGCGGTCGGCCGGATCACGCAGGTCGAGGCGCACCGACTCCTTGTTGCGTCCGAGAGAGGGCCACCAGAGACCGATGTCGTCGCGCATCACGCCCCAGTTGCGGATGGGATCTCCGGCCGGGGGTTCGATCTTGATCACCCGAGCGCCGTAGTCGCCCATCAGCTGACCCGCATACGGACCGGCTATGAAGCCGCCGAGCTCCAACACGGTGATTCCATCGAGTGGGCCCATGCCGACACCCGCCTTCCGCCGCCGGACGGTACTGAACCGGTGGCGGCGGCTTGGCCCGACCGGAGGTTATCTGTGATGTAGTCGATGGGCGTCGGTCTTGCTTGACGACGACGACCTACAAACGTAATGTACCGATCGGTCGGTACTATTGCCAGCGCGGGTGGCAAACCGTGACCGGCCCCCTCAGTCTGAGACTGCGACAAGGAAGCGGAGCAATGGAGTCGTTCATTCAATTGCGCAAGGGCAAGACCCCCCGGCGGATGCACGCCGACCTCGATGGTCTGAAGGACGACGAGCTCGGTCGCGCCGGTTTCACCGGGCGCAGCACCCAGCTGTATCGCCGTCACGACCCGACGGCATTCCGCGCTGTCGGTGCCCTGGCCGGCGTCGACGTGGACACCAACCTGCTCGAGCCCACCGACCTGTCCGACCCGGCCGGTGAGCCGCTGATGCTCTTCAGCAACAGCGACTGCCGGATCCTGCTGAGCCGCCGGGCGGCCGCCGCTCCCTTCTACGTCCGCAACGTCGACGGCGACGAGCTGCACTTCGTGCATCGCGGCACGGGAAAGTTCGTCACCGAGTTCGGCGAGCTGCGCTACCGGCCCGGTGACTACGTCTACATCCCGAAGGCCACCACCTACCGGCAGGTGCCCGACGAGGGTGGTTCCTTCGTCCTCATCGTCGAAGCGGTCGAGGAGTTCCGCGTTCCCGAGGCGGGCATCGGTGGCCGGCAGTTCCCCTTCGACCCCGCGCTCGTCGTCATCCCGGAGCCCGCTCCGGTCGAGGACGACGGTCGGGCCGAGTACGAGGTGCGGCTGCACCACTCCGGCGAGCACACCTCGCTCTTCTACGCCTTCGATCCCTGTGACGTCGAGGGGTGGCGGGGCGACAACTTCCCCTTCACCTTCAACATCGACGACTACAACGTGCTCACCTCCGAGAGCACGCACCTGCCGCCGACGCTGCACCTGTTCATGCAGGCCACCGGGGTCTACGTACTGCACTTCCTGCCCCGCGCGGCCGAGTCCGTCCCCGGCACCGAACGCTTCCCCTGGTATCACCGCAACGTCGACTACGACGAGATCGCCTTCTATCACGGAGGAAATGTCTTCGGCATCGACATGCCGGCCGGGCTGCTGTCGCACGCCGCGCAAGGCGTGCACCACGGTGCGCCGGAGGCGGCACGCGAGCGTTCGCGACGCCGCTACGACAAGGACTCCCGGGTGGAGTGGAAGATCATCGCCATCGATACCCGCCGCCGGCTGGTGCCGAGCGCGGCCGTGCTGGCCGCCGCTCCGGTTCAGGTCGCCGGGGAGGTGCAGGTATGAGCAGCGAGACCTCGCGCGGTTACGACCGCATCCCCTATCTGGTGATCTTCGATGACACGTCGGCCTTCCGCGACACGTATGGCGGCTCGGCTTCCTACGTCGCGTTGGAGAGCTACCTGCTGAAGCCACGGGATCTCCCTTCCGACACCGCGATCGTCTTCATGCACCCGATCGGCGGTGGCGCCTACCTGCCGATGATGAACGCCTTGGCCAAAGCGGGCAACCACGTCATCTACTGCAACAGCCGCTATCGCGGTGTCGACAACGCGCTGATCATGGAGAAGGTCGTCCAGGATCTCGGCGCCTGCATCCGGGATGCCCGCGAGCGGCTGGGCTACTCCAAGATCGTGCTGGCCGGCTGGAGCGGTGGCGGGGCTCTCTCGCTCTACTACCAGCAGCAGGCCCAGCGCCCGACGGTCACCGCCACCCCCGCCGGCGACCCCTTCGATCTGGCCCAGCTCGGCCTGCACCCGGCCGATGGCTTGATGCTGCTGGCGGCCCACGTCAGCCGGCACGGCACCCTCACCGAGTGGATGGACGCCTCCATCCTGGACGAGACCAACCCTGACCTGCGCGATCCGGAGCTGGATCTCTACGACCCGAAGAACCCGAACCAGCCGCCGTACAGCGATGAGTTCGTGGCTCGCTACCGGGTCGCTCAGATCGCTCGGAACCGGCGGATCACGGCCTGGGTCAAGAATCAGCTGGCTGAGCTACGGGCGAGCGGACGCGGCCAGGAGGAGCGGGGCTTCGTCACCCACGGCACCATGGCCGATCCGCGCTGGCTCGATCCGGCGGTCGACCCGAACGACCGTGTCCCCGGGCAGTGTTTCCTGGGTGATCCGCGGATCGCCAACATGGGTCCAGTGGGCCTGGCCCGCTTCAGCACCCTGCGCAGCTGGCTGTCGCAGTGGAGCTACGACGACGCCAACGCCGACGGGCTGCGCTGCGCGGCCGACCTGCAGGTGCCAACCCTGGTCATCGGCAACGGCGCAGACGACGCCTGCACCCCGAGTCACACCCACCGCCTCTACGAGGCCGTCGGGCACCCTGACAAGACGCTGCACATCGTGCCCGGAGCGACCCACTACTACTCCGGCCCCGACCAGCGAGCCCCGCTCGCCGAGGCCGTGGCCACCGTCACCGAATGGTGCGCCAAACGGGGATTCTCGCCTCAGCTCTGATCCGCAATCGGGCACCGGCAAGCGCCAACCTCCCAGCGCCACCACCAAGCGCACCACCTCGCGACAACCATCGCCGGCCGCAGCTACGCGGTCGCGCGCCCTAAACCACGTTGAAGGAAGCACATCATGGCTGATGCCGTAATTGTCGACGCTGTCCGCACCGCCGCCGGGAAGCGAAATGGTTCGC contains:
- a CDS encoding homogentisate 1,2-dioxygenase, which encodes MESFIQLRKGKTPRRMHADLDGLKDDELGRAGFTGRSTQLYRRHDPTAFRAVGALAGVDVDTNLLEPTDLSDPAGEPLMLFSNSDCRILLSRRAAAAPFYVRNVDGDELHFVHRGTGKFVTEFGELRYRPGDYVYIPKATTYRQVPDEGGSFVLIVEAVEEFRVPEAGIGGRQFPFDPALVVIPEPAPVEDDGRAEYEVRLHHSGEHTSLFYAFDPCDVEGWRGDNFPFTFNIDDYNVLTSESTHLPPTLHLFMQATGVYVLHFLPRAAESVPGTERFPWYHRNVDYDEIAFYHGGNVFGIDMPAGLLSHAAQGVHHGAPEAARERSRRRYDKDSRVEWKIIAIDTRRRLVPSAAVLAAAPVQVAGEVQV
- a CDS encoding serine aminopeptidase domain-containing protein — translated: MSSETSRGYDRIPYLVIFDDTSAFRDTYGGSASYVALESYLLKPRDLPSDTAIVFMHPIGGGAYLPMMNALAKAGNHVIYCNSRYRGVDNALIMEKVVQDLGACIRDARERLGYSKIVLAGWSGGGALSLYYQQQAQRPTVTATPAGDPFDLAQLGLHPADGLMLLAAHVSRHGTLTEWMDASILDETNPDLRDPELDLYDPKNPNQPPYSDEFVARYRVAQIARNRRITAWVKNQLAELRASGRGQEERGFVTHGTMADPRWLDPAVDPNDRVPGQCFLGDPRIANMGPVGLARFSTLRSWLSQWSYDDANADGLRCAADLQVPTLVIGNGADDACTPSHTHRLYEAVGHPDKTLHIVPGATHYYSGPDQRAPLAEAVATVTEWCAKRGFSPQL